One Ranitomeya variabilis isolate aRanVar5 chromosome 5, aRanVar5.hap1, whole genome shotgun sequence DNA window includes the following coding sequences:
- the LOC143774664 gene encoding olfactory receptor 6B9-like, translated as MTFVTCPKQKENNLTAVVTEFFILGFQVSQGLRILLFVCFFVIYLVTICGNLLIITLVSTSKNLHTPMYFFISQLSVSDILVISDIVPYMLQILLINGGTINFIDCITQFYFVCVSETFECLLLAIMSYDRFVAICNPLRYSSIITSAYCVTLTISSWVFGFTIVLIYIITTAKLNFCGPNIIDHVFCDIVPLLELACSDTFIVHLEIYVTCIPIVLIPATIIVISYTYIVLAVLRISSSTGRHKAFSTCSSHLIVVSIFFWTLLNVYIIPTKGRTLTTSKILSLLYTVFTPLVNPIIYSLRNKDIIKAVQEAVYKHPV; from the exons ATGACTTTCGTGACCTGTCCCAAGCAAAAG GAGAACAATCTGACTGCTGTCGTCACAGAGTTCTTCATTTTAGGATTTCAAGTCAGTCAAGGTTTAAGAAttttgctgtttgtttgtttttttgtaatatACTTGGTGacaatatgtgggaatctcctgatCATCACCCTGGTGTCCACCAGCAAGAACCTCCACACTCCAATGTACTTCTTCATCTCACAACTGTCCGTCAGTGACATCTTGGTGATCTCAGATATTGTCCCGTACATGCTCCAAATTCTACTCATTAATGGGGGAACCATTAATTTTATTGACTGTATCACTCAGTTTTACTTTGTATGTGTTTCAGAAACTTTTGAGTGTCTTCTACTTGCTATAATGTCTTATGACCGATTTGTGGCCATCTGTAATCCCCTTCGTTACTCCTCTATTATCACCAGTGCTTATTGTGTGACATTGACAATCAGCTCTTGGGTATTTGGGTTTACTATTGTTTTGATTTACATAATTACAACAGCAAAACTAAACTTTTGTGGACCTAACATCATTGACCATGTGTTCTGTGACATTGTCCCTTTACTAGAACTTGCCTGCTCTGACACTTTCATTGTTCACTTGGAGATTTATGTAACATGTATTCCTATTGTCCTCATTCCAGCCACAATCATTGTAATATCTTATACTTATATAGTGTTAGCAGTGTTAAGGATCTCATCCAGCACCGGTAGACacaaagccttctccacctgtagcTCCCACCTCATTGTGGTCTCCATATTCTTCTGGACTCTATTAAATGTTTATATCATCCCAACAAAAGGCCGAACATTGACCACAAGTAAAATCCTctcactgctatatactgtgtttACTCCATTAGTCAACCCTATAATATACAGTCTGAGAAATAAAGACATTATAAAAGCCGTACAGGAAGCAGTTTACAAACACCCAGTCTAG